The following proteins are co-located in the Stieleria sp. JC731 genome:
- the tyrS gene encoding tyrosine--tRNA ligase produces MSEKDLISELRWRGLIHQTTDEDGLAKLLQSGPQTVYIGFDPTASSLHVGSLMQLMMLRRFQNAGHRPIALVGGATGMIGDPSGKSEERNLLSADQLAANVAGIESQMRQHLRFEGDQAAMLLNNFDWMKDYSYLEFLRDIGKNFPVGAMMGKESVRARLGSDAGLSYTEFSYMLLQAYDFVYLCKHHDCRIQAGGSDQWGNVTAGIDLARRMLSKQVYGITAPLLTTTDGRKMGKTEKGTVWLDPERTSPYEFYQYWVNVDDNDVMRCIAYLTEIEREEYDELAEVTQSDPARRTAQKRLAEWLVEFVHGDAGLRSAQSASKVLFGGEIEAMDDQQLGQIFADVPNKQLSRDMLSGEGLWIVEAFQLAGLASSSSDARRGIKEGGAYLNNKRVTDMNLKLTESDLASETVMVLRRGKKKYALLKFA; encoded by the coding sequence ATGAGTGAAAAAGACCTGATTTCAGAACTACGTTGGCGTGGATTGATTCATCAGACCACCGACGAAGATGGCTTGGCGAAATTGCTGCAATCGGGCCCGCAAACCGTCTACATCGGATTTGACCCCACCGCATCATCGTTGCACGTCGGCTCGTTGATGCAATTGATGATGCTTCGCCGGTTTCAAAATGCCGGTCACCGTCCGATCGCCTTGGTCGGTGGCGCGACAGGGATGATCGGTGACCCCAGTGGCAAAAGCGAAGAACGCAACCTGCTGTCCGCCGATCAACTGGCTGCGAACGTCGCTGGCATCGAATCTCAAATGCGGCAACATCTGCGATTCGAAGGCGACCAAGCCGCGATGCTGCTTAACAATTTCGACTGGATGAAGGACTACAGCTACCTGGAATTCCTTCGTGACATCGGCAAAAACTTTCCCGTCGGAGCGATGATGGGCAAAGAATCTGTGCGTGCTCGTTTGGGCAGCGATGCCGGACTGAGCTACACGGAATTCAGTTATATGCTGCTGCAGGCATATGACTTCGTTTACTTGTGCAAACATCACGACTGTCGAATCCAAGCCGGTGGCAGCGATCAATGGGGCAACGTCACCGCTGGGATCGACTTGGCCCGACGGATGTTGTCAAAGCAGGTGTACGGAATCACCGCGCCGCTGCTGACGACGACCGATGGCCGGAAAATGGGCAAGACGGAGAAAGGCACCGTTTGGCTCGATCCCGAACGCACCAGCCCTTACGAGTTCTATCAGTACTGGGTCAATGTCGATGACAATGACGTTATGCGATGCATCGCGTACCTGACCGAAATCGAGCGTGAAGAGTACGACGAACTGGCCGAAGTGACGCAGTCCGATCCGGCTCGCCGTACCGCTCAAAAGCGTCTGGCCGAATGGTTGGTCGAATTTGTTCACGGTGACGCCGGCCTCCGTTCGGCTCAATCGGCCAGCAAAGTTCTATTCGGTGGCGAAATCGAAGCCATGGACGACCAGCAATTGGGCCAAATTTTTGCGGATGTTCCCAACAAGCAGCTCTCCCGCGACATGCTCTCGGGGGAGGGGCTTTGGATCGTCGAAGCATTCCAACTTGCCGGATTGGCATCCAGCAGCAGTGACGCAAGGCGAGGCATCAAGGAAGGGGGCGCGTACCTGAATAATAAGCGCGTAACCGACATGAACCTCAAATTGACCGAATCTGACCTCGCAAGTGAGACTGTGATGGTGCTGCGGCGCGGTAAAAAGAAGTACGCTCTGTTAAAATTTGCGTGA
- a CDS encoding Gfo/Idh/MocA family protein yields MALNEPLNRKLRMALVGGGQGSFIGRVHSIAACLDNRAELVAGALSSNPERAKASAPDYGIAEDRAYTSYQEMLDAELKLPEGERIDFVSIATPNHVHFEVADAAIKAGFNVVCDKPMTFDLAQAEQLLQTLQNSDVVFALSHNYTGYPLIRQAREMIASGELGEINAVRAQYIQGWLRTSLEAEDQKQAAWRTDPSKSGAAGAFGDIATHAYNLGRYMTGLLPDQVSCSLKAFVEGRKLDDYGTAVIRYENGALGTVTASQISHGRENDLEIEIDGTKGSLKWRQENPNEMIFRQNGKAHQILTRDPNAPFMNSMGAAACRLPSGHPEAFFEAFANVYAAAFDAMAKRAAGDKVEQKDTVYTNCYDGVEGMYFIQQCVASSSENAAWLPLKHEAARR; encoded by the coding sequence ATGGCTCTGAATGAACCCCTAAACCGCAAGCTCCGAATGGCACTGGTTGGCGGAGGACAAGGCTCCTTTATTGGCCGCGTTCACTCCATTGCCGCTTGCTTAGACAATCGCGCTGAATTGGTTGCCGGTGCACTGAGCAGCAATCCCGAACGTGCGAAGGCATCCGCGCCCGATTACGGAATCGCCGAAGACCGAGCTTACACCAGCTATCAAGAAATGCTGGACGCAGAACTGAAGCTTCCCGAGGGCGAACGGATCGACTTCGTCAGCATCGCCACGCCAAACCACGTTCACTTCGAAGTTGCCGACGCGGCAATCAAAGCCGGCTTTAACGTCGTTTGCGACAAGCCGATGACGTTCGATTTGGCCCAAGCGGAACAGTTGCTGCAAACGCTTCAAAACAGCGATGTCGTTTTTGCGCTCTCGCACAACTACACCGGTTATCCCCTGATTCGCCAAGCTCGCGAAATGATCGCCAGCGGTGAACTGGGCGAGATCAACGCCGTTCGTGCCCAGTACATCCAAGGTTGGTTGCGTACATCGCTTGAAGCCGAAGATCAAAAGCAAGCGGCATGGCGAACTGACCCAAGCAAGAGTGGCGCTGCGGGAGCCTTCGGTGACATCGCGACGCACGCTTACAACCTCGGTCGCTACATGACCGGACTGTTGCCCGATCAGGTTAGCTGCAGCTTGAAGGCGTTTGTCGAAGGCCGAAAACTTGACGACTATGGCACCGCAGTGATTCGTTATGAAAACGGAGCTTTGGGGACCGTCACCGCATCACAGATCAGCCATGGCCGCGAAAACGATCTCGAAATCGAAATCGACGGCACCAAAGGTTCTTTGAAGTGGCGGCAAGAAAACCCGAACGAGATGATCTTCCGCCAAAACGGGAAGGCTCATCAAATCCTCACCCGTGACCCCAACGCACCTTTCATGAATTCGATGGGGGCTGCGGCTTGCCGTTTGCCATCGGGACACCCCGAAGCATTCTTTGAAGCGTTTGCCAACGTCTACGCTGCGGCGTTTGACGCGATGGCAAAGCGTGCCGCTGGTGATAAAGTCGAGCAGAAAGACACGGTCTACACCAACTGCTACGACGGTGTCGAAGGCATGTACTTCATTCAGCAGTGTGTCGCCAGCAGCAGCGAAAATGCGGCTTGGTTGCCTCTGAAGCACGAAGCCGCTCGTCGATAG
- a CDS encoding sugar phosphate isomerase/epimerase family protein: MTEPKIAIRLDALKLPLKKSLDVAARMGVGSVELNGRGEVHPDSLTETGLRHLKKLLDERNLRVASLRFQTRRGYDNPQDLQRRIDATKSAMQLAYKLGASAVINHIGYVPEEITDPRYETLESVMQDLGRYGARVGAFLAAETGAESGETLAQLLDRDDEGFVAVAFNPGQLVVNRHDAIESLAKLKSRVQVVCATDGVLDLAAGRGIRVPIGEGTVDYPHLLATLDDADFSGPMIVGREDSTIDEIAHGVSYLRNLARF, from the coding sequence ATGACCGAACCGAAAATCGCGATCCGCTTGGACGCCTTGAAACTGCCATTGAAAAAGTCACTTGATGTGGCAGCCAGAATGGGCGTTGGCTCGGTTGAGTTAAACGGTCGTGGCGAAGTTCATCCGGATAGCTTGACCGAAACCGGTTTAAGACACCTGAAGAAGCTACTTGATGAACGCAACCTGCGTGTCGCCAGCCTCCGTTTTCAAACGCGTCGTGGGTATGACAATCCGCAAGACTTGCAACGGCGAATTGATGCGACGAAGTCAGCGATGCAGCTTGCCTACAAATTGGGCGCATCGGCCGTCATCAATCACATCGGTTACGTACCTGAAGAAATTACCGATCCTCGATATGAAACCTTGGAATCGGTGATGCAAGACCTCGGCCGTTACGGTGCACGTGTCGGGGCATTTTTAGCCGCTGAAACGGGGGCCGAATCAGGCGAGACTCTGGCGCAACTTTTGGATAGAGACGACGAAGGTTTCGTCGCGGTTGCTTTCAACCCCGGTCAGCTGGTCGTCAATCGCCATGATGCGATCGAATCATTAGCGAAGCTGAAATCCCGCGTCCAAGTCGTTTGTGCCACCGATGGCGTCCTGGACCTCGCTGCCGGGCGTGGAATTCGTGTTCCGATTGGCGAAGGCACCGTCGACTACCCGCATCTATTGGCAACACTCGACGACGCAGACTTTAGCGGACCGATGATCGTCGGCCGAGAAGACTCGACAATCGACGAGATCGCCCACGGCGTTTCCTACCTGCGAAATCTGGCAAGGTTTTAA
- the ispD gene encoding 2-C-methyl-D-erythritol 4-phosphate cytidylyltransferase: MSASPSRVAVIMPAAGSGRRFGSERNKLFAQLDGKPIWQQTAEMLRRHPAVVRLVMPISDDDRDYFENEKSRVIEQLQIEIVRGGAERTDSVGSGLDHLATDNDIDLVAIHDAARPLVHTDELQRVFEKALQCGAAILASPMTATVKQSLDQGSSCSTIDRSILWMAQTPQVFKPDVLRQAYKRHRGRPATDDAELVSRTGVNVALVECSAENLKITHPGDLTVAEAIVQSRKAKRDE, from the coding sequence ATGTCCGCCTCACCGAGTCGCGTTGCCGTAATCATGCCCGCTGCAGGAAGCGGGCGCCGATTTGGTTCGGAGCGAAATAAGTTATTCGCTCAATTGGACGGCAAACCCATCTGGCAACAAACAGCTGAAATGCTTCGGCGACATCCAGCTGTCGTACGTCTGGTGATGCCGATTTCAGACGATGACCGTGACTACTTTGAAAACGAGAAGTCCCGTGTTATCGAGCAACTACAGATCGAGATTGTTCGAGGTGGCGCGGAGCGAACCGATAGCGTCGGATCGGGTCTAGATCATCTAGCGACAGACAACGACATCGATTTGGTAGCGATCCACGATGCGGCCAGACCACTGGTTCACACGGATGAATTGCAACGAGTTTTCGAAAAGGCCCTGCAGTGTGGTGCGGCAATCCTGGCTTCGCCGATGACGGCAACGGTCAAACAATCACTTGACCAAGGCAGTTCATGTTCGACGATTGATCGAAGCATCTTGTGGATGGCACAGACACCCCAGGTTTTTAAACCGGACGTTTTACGTCAAGCTTATAAGCGTCACCGTGGACGGCCGGCCACCGACGATGCCGAGTTGGTCTCACGCACTGGCGTGAACGTTGCCTTAGTCGAATGCTCCGCCGAAAACCTAAAAATCACACACCCAGGCGACCTGACGGTTGCCGAAGCCATAGTGCAAAGTCGAAAAGCAAAACGCGATGAGTGA
- a CDS encoding DoxX family protein — protein MKHLLLSPLRLVVGWGISPRILGILAIAMLVLLRITIGFHFLSEGSSKVREGDWDAAPFFANAKGPFAEHFHSMVWDRRGEFRLDRKNHEWWLKDYSDRAADYYQFGDKQKKAAKAALNTSLQNFDLIVESNADEIREYKLGVAQVQKLQSDPARQGVESLAGQVETVRKENEAKLKPVLAEIDQLWSAFEVTINSLAAPNQRAQSPPIKMDRPRLERVDTSLLNRVVPYFDVAIGWCLLLGLFTPLAALAAAGFLGSVFLSQFPPATGPSSTTYQLVECMACLVLASTGAGRFAGLDYFLHLIVRKSVADKPASGK, from the coding sequence GTGAAACACCTCCTCTTATCTCCATTGCGACTGGTGGTCGGATGGGGAATCTCACCACGGATCTTGGGAATCCTCGCGATTGCCATGTTGGTCCTGCTTCGGATAACCATCGGATTTCATTTTCTTAGCGAAGGTAGTTCCAAAGTCCGCGAAGGCGACTGGGACGCGGCACCTTTCTTCGCCAACGCGAAGGGACCATTCGCGGAGCATTTCCACAGCATGGTTTGGGACCGGCGTGGCGAGTTTCGCTTGGATCGCAAAAACCACGAATGGTGGTTGAAGGATTATTCTGACCGAGCTGCCGACTACTACCAGTTCGGCGACAAACAGAAGAAAGCCGCCAAAGCAGCACTGAACACATCGCTGCAAAATTTCGATCTGATCGTCGAATCAAACGCCGACGAAATCCGCGAATACAAGCTTGGTGTGGCGCAAGTTCAAAAACTTCAGTCGGACCCAGCTCGACAAGGCGTTGAAAGTTTGGCGGGGCAGGTTGAAACGGTCCGCAAAGAAAACGAGGCGAAGCTGAAGCCGGTCCTTGCCGAGATCGATCAGCTTTGGTCAGCGTTTGAAGTGACCATCAATTCTTTGGCCGCACCAAACCAACGTGCACAATCGCCGCCGATCAAAATGGACCGCCCTCGCCTCGAACGTGTGGACACATCGCTTCTTAATCGCGTCGTGCCCTATTTCGACGTCGCGATCGGATGGTGCTTGCTGCTTGGCCTATTCACCCCACTAGCGGCGTTAGCTGCGGCAGGTTTTCTCGGTTCTGTATTCCTGAGCCAGTTTCCTCCAGCGACCGGGCCATCGAGCACCACTTACCAGTTGGTCGAATGCATGGCCTGCCTTGTATTGGCGAGCACCGGAGCCGGACGTTTCGCCGGACTTGACTACTTCTTGCACCTGATCGTTCGTAAGTCGGTTGCCGACAAACCGGCCAGCGGAAAGTAA
- a CDS encoding ATP-dependent helicase, translating into MSHGLNPAQSDAVNTLSGPLLVLAGAGTGKTRVVTFRIANLIKHGTSPDRILAVTFTNKAAGEMKERIGELLGYSKKRKKRGEKRPEPTISTFHAHCVKVLRRHATALGYPDKFSIYDRSDQESLARAVLRELRLPNTALKPGDLLNIISNWKNASILPDRAPLEASNDREHLAAAGYRRYQEGLKSRGAMDFDDLLLQTEMLFDQHISIRDEEAKRFDHVLVDEYQDTNGSQYRITRHLAGAHRNLCVVGDDDQSIYAWRGADVTHILNFKNDWPDAKVVCLEANYRSCGSILEMANRLIKFNKYRHDKVLRPSRPDGIRPRIAQHKDEIKEAQSVVSEIKHLIENQHIQPRDIAILFRTNEQPRLFETELRKANVPYVMLGSQSFFDRREVRDMVAYLKWIDQPDDEVSLLRVINTPARGISAKAVKTLMEHAVAAGVPIWQIMQKPDLVADLSPAAQRGVEQLKSIHADVNTRAKSDSLAAAMETLLTQTAYSDEINRLYDEPEDRQNRMASLGEVTNAISAFEDGRDDADLTGFLADIALSGREMGNEKDKLAMQNAVWLLTLHAAKGLEFPVVYMVGLEEGLLPHSRSVKSGRDEDIAEERRLCYVGITRAQEKLTMSLALTRRKWGKARPTIPSQFLYEVTGQAENAKKYQRKRGTPAR; encoded by the coding sequence TTGTCTCACGGATTGAATCCCGCCCAATCAGACGCGGTCAACACATTGTCGGGGCCATTGTTGGTGCTTGCCGGAGCCGGAACGGGCAAAACGCGTGTGGTCACGTTTCGCATTGCCAATTTGATCAAACATGGGACGTCTCCTGATCGGATTCTGGCAGTCACGTTCACCAATAAAGCCGCCGGTGAAATGAAAGAGCGGATCGGTGAGCTGTTGGGGTATTCGAAAAAACGCAAAAAACGTGGCGAGAAACGCCCTGAGCCAACCATCAGCACCTTTCACGCACACTGCGTCAAAGTTCTTCGGCGTCACGCGACAGCGCTGGGCTATCCCGACAAATTTTCGATCTATGACCGAAGCGATCAGGAGTCGCTTGCTCGAGCGGTGCTTCGCGAATTGCGTCTGCCCAACACAGCGCTCAAGCCCGGTGACTTGCTGAACATTATCAGCAACTGGAAAAACGCTTCGATCCTTCCCGATCGAGCTCCCTTGGAAGCTTCAAATGACCGCGAGCATTTGGCCGCCGCGGGCTATCGACGTTACCAGGAGGGTTTGAAAAGCCGCGGCGCGATGGACTTTGACGACCTATTGCTGCAGACCGAGATGCTTTTCGATCAGCACATCAGCATTCGCGACGAAGAAGCCAAGCGGTTTGATCACGTCCTTGTCGATGAATACCAAGATACCAACGGTAGTCAGTATCGCATCACAAGGCACCTTGCCGGTGCGCACCGAAATCTCTGTGTGGTCGGTGACGACGATCAATCGATTTATGCCTGGCGTGGTGCCGACGTTACTCACATTCTGAACTTTAAGAACGATTGGCCGGATGCCAAAGTCGTTTGTCTGGAGGCGAACTATCGCAGTTGTGGTTCGATCCTCGAAATGGCGAACCGGCTGATCAAGTTCAATAAGTATCGGCACGACAAGGTCCTGCGTCCGTCACGTCCCGATGGCATCCGTCCGCGTATCGCACAGCACAAAGACGAAATCAAAGAGGCCCAATCGGTTGTTAGTGAGATCAAACACCTGATCGAAAACCAACATATCCAACCACGCGACATCGCGATCTTGTTCCGTACCAACGAACAGCCACGACTCTTTGAAACCGAGCTTCGTAAAGCGAATGTCCCCTACGTGATGTTGGGTAGCCAATCGTTTTTTGATCGGCGCGAAGTGCGTGACATGGTCGCTTACCTCAAGTGGATCGACCAACCCGACGATGAAGTCTCGTTGCTTCGTGTTATCAATACACCGGCACGCGGCATCAGTGCCAAAGCGGTGAAGACGTTGATGGAACATGCCGTCGCCGCGGGCGTTCCCATTTGGCAGATCATGCAGAAGCCAGATTTGGTTGCCGATCTATCCCCAGCAGCACAGCGTGGTGTCGAGCAGCTCAAGTCGATTCACGCCGACGTCAACACAAGAGCTAAAAGTGATTCGCTGGCGGCGGCGATGGAGACCCTGCTGACTCAAACCGCTTACAGCGACGAAATCAACCGTTTGTACGACGAACCCGAAGATCGTCAAAACCGCATGGCGTCGTTGGGAGAGGTTACCAACGCGATCTCGGCTTTCGAAGATGGTCGCGATGACGCTGACTTGACCGGGTTCCTTGCCGACATCGCTTTGTCGGGGCGTGAGATGGGAAACGAGAAAGACAAGCTAGCGATGCAAAACGCGGTGTGGCTATTGACGCTACACGCCGCCAAGGGACTGGAGTTCCCTGTCGTCTACATGGTTGGGCTCGAAGAAGGCCTGCTGCCACATTCACGTAGCGTTAAATCGGGACGTGACGAAGACATCGCCGAAGAGCGTCGTCTTTGCTACGTGGGAATCACCCGCGCCCAGGAAAAACTGACCATGTCACTCGCGTTGACCCGCCGAAAATGGGGCAAGGCACGGCCGACAATCCCAAGTCAGTTTTTATACGAAGTGACCGGACAGGCCGAAAATGCCAAGAAGTACCAACGCAAACGCGGGACTCCGGCCCGATAG
- a CDS encoding EF-hand domain-containing protein: MNAQKLFVRGIFAASLIFTPTSAFAQRGNDEGGGRGGFRGGPPGGGFPGGGFPSGGPSGGGFRGGPPGGGFPGGPPGGGGDRGGDRGGRGGSRGGFDPSSFLTRLDRNGNGTIDPDEQQGPAQFLIQRLQSTDSSIKPGQPISIKRVTEAFQKMREGGGDDSSRGGSRSNGDEGLTPELLVPGFGMEEDEEAAPTLLGFGAAAEMMSVAVTEKDREDARNTIRRYDRNRNGVLDKNEISSRMSGNPLDFDRNKDGRLTEGELAVRYARRRETAEDSGRDNRNRDRGRDRGGEAEIVDVYGGRKSYRVLTEADLPKDLPGYFADKDENRDGQIEMAEFAEKWDDQTVEEFFRSDLNRDGFITISEAYQAVEENASSASSGSMASSRGDTDSSPRAAAASSGPVGEVDEKMMAYAERIIGRYDKNNDKQLVKSEYEKMLMSPIEADANKDAIVTVKEYAYWMQSRRSR; encoded by the coding sequence ATGAACGCACAAAAACTTTTCGTCCGCGGCATTTTCGCCGCTTCGCTAATTTTCACCCCCACATCCGCCTTCGCTCAGCGAGGAAATGATGAAGGTGGAGGCCGTGGCGGATTTCGTGGCGGACCTCCCGGAGGGGGCTTCCCTGGGGGTGGATTTCCCAGCGGTGGGCCTTCCGGCGGAGGCTTTCGTGGCGGTCCTCCCGGTGGCGGATTCCCCGGTGGACCTCCCGGTGGTGGGGGTGACCGCGGTGGCGATCGGGGCGGGCGTGGTGGAAGCCGGGGCGGATTTGATCCCAGCAGTTTCCTGACTCGCTTGGACCGAAACGGCAACGGAACCATTGATCCCGACGAACAGCAAGGCCCGGCGCAGTTTCTGATCCAGCGTCTGCAATCGACTGATTCGAGCATCAAACCGGGCCAGCCGATTTCGATCAAACGGGTCACCGAAGCGTTCCAAAAAATGCGTGAAGGTGGCGGTGACGATTCCTCTCGTGGCGGCTCACGTTCCAACGGTGATGAAGGGCTAACCCCTGAACTTTTGGTTCCCGGCTTCGGCATGGAAGAAGACGAAGAGGCCGCACCCACCCTGCTCGGCTTTGGGGCTGCTGCGGAAATGATGTCCGTTGCCGTGACAGAAAAAGACCGTGAAGACGCGCGGAATACGATCCGACGCTATGACCGAAACCGCAATGGCGTGCTGGACAAGAACGAGATTTCGAGCCGCATGTCAGGCAACCCATTGGATTTCGATCGCAACAAAGATGGACGCCTGACCGAAGGCGAACTGGCCGTTCGCTATGCGCGTCGTCGTGAAACGGCAGAAGATTCCGGACGCGATAATCGCAATCGAGATCGCGGTCGCGACCGTGGTGGCGAAGCCGAAATCGTTGACGTTTATGGCGGACGAAAATCCTATCGAGTGCTGACCGAGGCGGATTTGCCAAAGGACCTGCCGGGCTACTTTGCCGACAAAGACGAAAACCGCGATGGCCAGATCGAAATGGCTGAGTTTGCCGAGAAGTGGGACGACCAAACGGTTGAAGAATTCTTTCGTTCGGATTTAAACCGCGATGGATTTATCACGATCTCGGAAGCCTACCAAGCTGTCGAAGAAAACGCCTCGTCGGCCAGCAGTGGATCCATGGCGTCCAGCCGTGGTGATACGGACTCATCTCCACGAGCAGCCGCTGCTTCATCAGGTCCGGTTGGCGAAGTCGACGAGAAGATGATGGCTTATGCCGAGCGCATTATCGGTCGCTATGACAAGAACAACGACAAGCAGTTGGTCAAAAGCGAATACGAAAAGATGTTGATGAGCCCTATCGAAGCGGACGCAAACAAAGACGCGATCGTGACAGTCAAAGAGTACGCATACTGGATGCAGTCACGCCGAAGCCGCTAG